The Ensifer adhaerens genome contains a region encoding:
- a CDS encoding fumarylacetoacetate hydrolase family protein, which translates to MADPVFQNGTFVGRAWRADVGGPSVVVIRDGALFDITSKAAPTMRDLLEHPDPVAHVRSTQGERLVALEDCLGQKADPSALHLLAPCDLQAVKACGVTFARSMIERVIEERAAGDASRAETIRARVTAVIGDSLRNLKPGSPEAARVKAALIEEGVWSQYLEVGIGPDAEVFTKAQVLSAVGPGADVGLHPASRWNNPEPEIVLAVSSSGQVRGATLGNDVNLRDIEGRSALLLGKAKDNNASCAVGPFIRLFDETYGIDDVRKAELTLLVEGEDGYRLTGRSSMAEISRDPLDLVAQTIGPHHQYPDGLMLFMGTLFAPVEDRDEPGQGFTHKLGDVVTIASAELGSLTNTVRLSTECAPWSFGAAALMRNLAGRRLL; encoded by the coding sequence ATGGCGGATCCGGTATTTCAAAATGGCACCTTTGTCGGTCGCGCCTGGCGAGCCGATGTCGGCGGCCCGTCGGTAGTTGTGATCCGTGACGGCGCGCTCTTCGACATCACCTCGAAGGCAGCGCCCACCATGCGCGACCTCCTCGAACACCCGGATCCCGTTGCGCACGTCCGCTCCACCCAGGGCGAGCGGCTTGTCGCGCTCGAGGATTGCCTCGGACAGAAGGCGGATCCGTCCGCCCTGCATCTCCTTGCGCCCTGCGATCTGCAGGCGGTGAAGGCCTGTGGTGTCACCTTCGCGCGCTCGATGATCGAGCGCGTCATCGAGGAGCGGGCGGCGGGCGATGCGTCGCGCGCCGAAACGATCCGCGCCCGCGTCACAGCCGTCATCGGCGACAGTCTGCGAAACCTGAAGCCCGGTTCGCCGGAGGCGGCCCGCGTCAAGGCAGCCCTCATCGAAGAGGGCGTCTGGTCGCAGTATCTGGAGGTCGGCATCGGCCCGGACGCGGAGGTCTTCACCAAGGCGCAGGTTCTCTCGGCGGTCGGCCCGGGCGCCGATGTCGGCCTGCACCCGGCCTCACGCTGGAACAATCCGGAGCCGGAGATCGTGCTTGCGGTTTCCTCGAGCGGCCAGGTGAGGGGTGCCACCCTCGGCAACGACGTCAACCTGCGCGACATCGAGGGGCGCTCGGCGCTGCTTCTCGGCAAGGCCAAGGACAACAACGCCTCATGCGCCGTCGGTCCCTTTATCCGCCTCTTCGATGAAACCTACGGGATCGACGATGTCCGCAAGGCCGAACTGACGCTCCTGGTCGAAGGCGAGGACGGCTACCGCCTGACCGGCCGCAGTTCGATGGCCGAAATCAGCCGCGACCCGCTCGACCTCGTCGCTCAGACGATTGGCCCGCACCACCAGTATCCTGATGGCCTGATGCTGTTCATGGGCACCCTCTTTGCGCCCGTCGAAGACCGCGACGAGCCCGGCCAGGGCTTCACCCACAAGCTCGGCGACGTGGTGACGATCGCCAGTGCCGAACTCGGGTCGCTGACCAACACGGTCAGGCTTTCGACCGAATGTGCGCCCTGGAGCTTTGGCGCAGCGGCGCTGATGCGCAATCTGGCAGGACGGCGGCTGCTGTAA
- a CDS encoding TfuA-like protein — protein MRSETIVFLGPTLSAAEARAQLDATYLPPAGQGDVVRAVLKHRPAVIAIIDGEFAQRPAVRHKEILWALAKGVYVCGASSMGAVRAAELSDEGMIGYGFVYRWYRRTRLADDADVAVAMAPPELGSRALTEALIDIRLTLKQSERRGIITHELRVALEQAARSLHYSERSYSTILDSVRNNNNDPDIERLRRHLAIGLPRQKKLDAIELLKAISTFKLRRKGPDKSNAFEMTEAFAYDLQYAELLDEIFRAD, from the coding sequence TTGAGGAGTGAAACGATCGTCTTCCTCGGACCAACGCTGAGTGCCGCCGAGGCGCGAGCACAGCTCGATGCGACCTATCTTCCGCCAGCCGGGCAAGGGGACGTCGTGCGCGCCGTGCTGAAACATCGTCCAGCGGTGATCGCGATCATCGATGGCGAGTTTGCGCAGCGGCCGGCGGTTCGGCATAAGGAGATCCTCTGGGCCTTGGCAAAGGGCGTGTATGTCTGCGGCGCATCCAGCATGGGCGCCGTCCGCGCGGCGGAACTCAGCGACGAAGGAATGATCGGCTATGGCTTCGTCTACCGTTGGTATCGGCGCACGAGGCTTGCCGACGACGCCGACGTCGCTGTGGCGATGGCGCCGCCCGAACTGGGTTCAAGAGCTCTCACCGAAGCCCTCATTGACATCAGACTGACACTGAAACAGTCTGAACGAAGGGGCATCATCACACACGAACTGCGCGTTGCACTCGAACAGGCGGCACGATCGCTTCATTATTCCGAGCGCAGCTACAGCACCATCCTCGACAGTGTCAGGAATAATAACAACGACCCTGATATTGAGCGATTAAGACGTCATCTCGCAATCGGATTACCGAGACAGAAGAAACTTGACGCAATCGAACTACTAAAGGCGATCTCCACCTTTAAACTTCGGCGCAAAGGCCCGGACAAGAGCAACGCGTTCGAGATGACCGAGGCTTTTGCATACGATCTTCAATACGCTGAGCTGCTCGATGAAATATTCCGAGCGGATTAG
- a CDS encoding YcaO-like family protein, whose product MASVSFQDRSLEGVLNAPSPAPPDTWQTVEKILALRRDFGITRLGSVTGLDRIGIPVVQVVRPASRSVSVNQGKGLSYAQAAISGLMESLEGWASERIPAERVWRASLADMNADGMWSHLHPAATPPADSNDLAWISGWDLISGSFRPVPLAAVDTNYVIPSPHPHWLQRNTTGLAAGTSLQQALIHGCLEILERHAHHLATRRPHFFDRYQIGVDTIGGGKSGEILGRLRQAGLAAGVWALPSPSGLPAYWCHVMEDPARVPLAPLPASGFGCDIDHDRALAKALLEACQSRLGAIAATREDVIGRFYAPPERSELIAWFETLSRGGLPFPENEPAHGGENPLPAILEAMVAAGVKAVVVVVLFSDEALPLHVVRVVAPPLEVSIEE is encoded by the coding sequence ATGGCGAGCGTTTCGTTCCAGGACCGATCGCTCGAGGGCGTGCTGAACGCCCCCTCCCCAGCCCCTCCCGACACCTGGCAAACCGTGGAGAAAATTCTCGCCCTCCGACGGGATTTCGGGATCACCCGCCTCGGATCGGTAACCGGGCTCGATCGGATCGGCATACCGGTCGTGCAGGTGGTCCGCCCGGCCTCGCGCTCGGTTTCGGTCAATCAGGGCAAGGGCCTCAGCTATGCCCAAGCCGCCATCTCCGGCCTGATGGAATCGCTTGAAGGATGGGCATCGGAGCGCATACCGGCGGAGCGCGTGTGGCGGGCCAGCCTTGCGGACATGAATGCCGACGGGATGTGGTCGCATCTCCATCCGGCTGCAACGCCGCCGGCCGACAGCAACGATCTCGCCTGGATTTCAGGCTGGGATCTGATCTCCGGCTCTTTCCGGCCCGTGCCGCTGGCGGCGGTCGACACAAATTACGTCATCCCCTCTCCGCATCCGCACTGGCTTCAACGCAACACCACCGGGCTTGCCGCAGGCACGAGCCTGCAGCAGGCACTGATTCACGGCTGCCTTGAGATCCTCGAACGCCACGCGCATCATCTGGCCACCCGGCGGCCGCACTTCTTCGACCGCTACCAGATCGGTGTCGACACCATTGGCGGAGGCAAATCCGGCGAAATCCTTGGCCGGCTGCGCCAGGCGGGGCTGGCTGCGGGCGTATGGGCGTTACCAAGCCCGAGTGGCCTGCCCGCCTATTGGTGTCATGTCATGGAAGACCCGGCGCGGGTTCCGCTGGCCCCCTTGCCGGCGTCTGGCTTCGGCTGCGACATCGATCATGACCGCGCCCTTGCCAAGGCTCTTCTCGAGGCGTGCCAGTCGCGCCTCGGCGCCATCGCCGCGACCCGGGAAGACGTGATTGGCCGCTTCTACGCCCCACCGGAACGAAGCGAACTGATCGCCTGGTTCGAAACCCTGTCGCGCGGCGGTCTGCCCTTTCCCGAAAATGAGCCTGCGCACGGGGGCGAAAACCCGTTACCGGCCATTCTCGAGGCGATGGTCGCCGCTGGTGTCAAAGCGGTCGTCGTCGTGGTCCTGTTCTCGGACGAAGCGCTCCCTCTGCATGTGGTCAGAGTGGTTGCCCCGCCCCTGGAGGTGAGCATTGAGGAGTGA
- a CDS encoding ATP-binding protein, with the protein MKGSDSRIQLGGERRQVTAVFYDIVGSTELLLSNDPEKYLRSIASLHNSSEDIIRRHGGNLSRRLGDGGCGYFGYPAQVEDAAEMAVQAALELIEMATRQSHRPRTVPFKLRVGVATSVVVLSSDGKDIVGTAPILAARLQAEAQPDTVLVAEATYQLTRNRFDYTFLRDAALKGFSEPSALWQPLARSPGSLRDRSNPARGAPMGGREKELARLTIEWNAACSGTGRSVAVTGEAGIGKSRLVAELRRSLGRENDADILLQCDARMTGEPMQPLIGFLEASVGKDVLQRGNAPQLREALHGIGLPVDERAARAIATFTGGDSRRKAGNIQVADLSGEAFRKDVIRAAVQILCAGEAAKLIVIEDVHWADSMTLTMLEHLVSHARHRPVLVVQTSRGPTAVAAAESLPLQGLGTAAMKSLVASVWGGAPPAGLVSFILQQCDGLPLYAKELALLLRSRHSVAPAAASWTKLLVEEGVSSLNDLLAVKLAKVGSARRVAQLASVIGREFSVSLLNRLLDGAAAASLEADLAALVAHGVIEQGATSNDAFQFRHVLQHEATYGSLLRTDRRRFHKRIAQLLSEEDVPSVPPAVAAWQCAEAGLHLQAAQFAMKAAEACVLRSAMREARQSLDLCAREIAAMRRHVDRRPFLLDLLQLQGVVATALEGEGSQLARRTYARAISLLKRDGSANREERLPLYWGWWFTAPNISLQQSRARVLVSDMEGARDPETRLQAYHCGWATSFHAGHHDYCLDCVGKGIALYDAERALRNRAFYGGHDAKVCGLGESALSYLLTDAHEPSEAAIRQCLEWADRTEHVGSMVHALYYGIVLRRCQQRYEDVHSLGERMLALADENGLVASQARANMYCGWAEAMASSPERGAARFEEGLRLQKLTGTDDNLSIHSDMHSEILERMGDPGAAVVPIENAIALGRKSGQWFWLAELYRRRAHLRLALGDAPARARRDLRYALQSAETQGAEWLAKRAGHDLRHHFG; encoded by the coding sequence ATGAAGGGGTCCGATTCGCGAATTCAGCTCGGCGGCGAAAGGCGCCAGGTGACGGCGGTTTTCTACGATATCGTCGGTTCGACCGAGCTGTTGCTCAGCAACGACCCGGAGAAATACCTCCGCTCCATCGCCAGTCTCCACAACAGTTCGGAAGACATCATTCGTCGCCATGGGGGCAATCTTAGCCGGCGGCTTGGCGACGGCGGATGCGGCTACTTCGGCTATCCGGCGCAGGTCGAGGACGCAGCCGAAATGGCCGTCCAGGCGGCTCTGGAGCTCATTGAGATGGCGACCCGGCAAAGCCACCGCCCGCGCACGGTACCCTTCAAGTTGCGCGTCGGCGTCGCAACCAGCGTCGTCGTCCTCTCCTCCGACGGCAAGGATATTGTCGGCACCGCACCGATACTGGCGGCGCGGCTTCAGGCGGAAGCGCAGCCTGATACGGTCCTTGTTGCCGAGGCAACCTACCAGCTCACCCGAAACAGGTTCGACTATACTTTCTTGCGCGACGCCGCTCTCAAGGGCTTCTCTGAACCGTCGGCGTTGTGGCAGCCTCTTGCCAGAAGCCCTGGATCTCTCCGCGACCGGTCGAACCCGGCGCGCGGCGCGCCGATGGGCGGGCGCGAGAAAGAGCTGGCGCGGCTCACGATCGAGTGGAACGCCGCATGCAGCGGCACTGGCAGATCGGTCGCCGTGACCGGTGAAGCCGGTATCGGCAAGTCCCGGCTCGTCGCCGAACTGCGCCGCTCGCTCGGGCGCGAAAACGATGCCGATATTCTTCTGCAATGCGATGCACGGATGACCGGCGAGCCCATGCAGCCGCTGATCGGCTTTCTGGAAGCAAGCGTGGGAAAGGATGTCCTGCAGCGCGGCAACGCACCGCAGCTGCGGGAGGCCCTGCACGGCATCGGGCTTCCCGTCGACGAGCGCGCGGCGCGCGCGATCGCCACGTTTACCGGCGGCGATTCGCGACGCAAGGCCGGCAATATCCAGGTTGCCGATCTCTCCGGCGAGGCGTTCCGAAAGGATGTCATCCGGGCGGCCGTGCAGATCCTGTGCGCCGGCGAGGCGGCCAAGCTCATCGTGATCGAGGACGTGCACTGGGCCGACAGCATGACCCTGACGATGCTCGAGCACCTGGTGAGCCACGCTCGCCATCGTCCGGTTCTCGTGGTCCAGACCTCGCGTGGACCGACGGCGGTTGCAGCCGCCGAAAGCCTGCCCCTCCAAGGCCTCGGAACCGCGGCGATGAAGAGCCTGGTCGCCTCCGTATGGGGCGGCGCGCCACCGGCAGGCCTGGTGTCCTTCATTCTGCAGCAATGCGACGGACTGCCGCTTTATGCCAAGGAACTCGCGCTTCTGCTTCGCAGCCGGCATTCCGTAGCGCCCGCCGCCGCCAGCTGGACGAAGCTGCTCGTCGAAGAAGGCGTTTCGTCGCTGAACGATCTCCTAGCCGTCAAGCTCGCGAAGGTTGGAAGCGCGCGCCGCGTTGCCCAACTGGCAAGCGTCATCGGCAGGGAGTTCAGCGTCAGCCTGCTCAATCGGCTGCTCGATGGCGCAGCGGCAGCCTCGCTCGAAGCGGACCTTGCCGCACTCGTCGCGCATGGCGTGATCGAACAAGGCGCCACATCCAACGACGCCTTCCAGTTCCGCCACGTGCTGCAGCACGAGGCGACCTATGGCAGCCTGCTTCGCACCGACCGGCGCAGGTTCCACAAACGCATCGCCCAATTGCTAAGCGAGGAGGACGTGCCGAGCGTGCCGCCAGCCGTGGCCGCCTGGCAATGCGCCGAAGCTGGCCTCCATCTCCAGGCGGCGCAATTTGCAATGAAGGCGGCGGAGGCGTGCGTCCTGCGATCGGCGATGCGCGAGGCCCGCCAGTCGCTCGATCTTTGCGCCCGCGAGATTGCGGCGATGCGGCGGCACGTGGATCGCCGTCCGTTCCTGCTGGACCTGCTGCAGCTTCAGGGCGTCGTGGCGACGGCGCTCGAGGGCGAAGGGTCGCAACTGGCCCGCCGGACCTACGCGCGCGCCATTTCACTGCTCAAGCGCGACGGCTCCGCCAACCGCGAAGAGCGCCTGCCGCTTTATTGGGGCTGGTGGTTCACCGCTCCGAACATTTCTCTGCAACAATCGCGGGCGCGCGTGCTGGTGAGCGACATGGAGGGCGCCCGGGATCCCGAAACGCGGCTTCAAGCTTATCATTGCGGCTGGGCGACGAGCTTCCATGCAGGCCATCACGACTACTGCCTGGACTGCGTCGGCAAGGGCATCGCCCTATATGACGCGGAACGGGCGCTTCGCAATCGCGCCTTCTACGGCGGCCACGACGCCAAGGTCTGCGGCCTTGGCGAAAGCGCCTTGTCCTACCTTCTGACGGACGCACACGAACCGAGCGAGGCGGCCATCCGGCAATGCCTGGAGTGGGCCGACAGGACGGAGCATGTCGGCAGCATGGTGCATGCGCTCTACTACGGAATCGTGTTGCGTCGCTGCCAGCAGCGATATGAAGACGTGCACAGCCTCGGCGAACGCATGCTGGCGCTCGCCGACGAAAATGGCCTGGTGGCGAGCCAGGCGCGCGCCAATATGTACTGCGGCTGGGCGGAAGCCATGGCCTCGTCACCGGAGCGGGGCGCTGCGCGCTTCGAGGAAGGGCTGCGCCTCCAAAAGCTCACGGGGACCGACGACAATCTGTCGATCCACAGCGACATGCACTCCGAGATCCTGGAACGCATGGGAGATCCCGGAGCGGCGGTCGTCCCGATCGAGAACGCCATCGCGCTTGGCCGCAAGAGCGGCCAATGGTTCTGGCTTGCGGAGCTCTACCGGCGAAGGGCGCATCTGCGGCTGGCGCTCGGCGACGCTCCTGCGCGGGCACGGCGCGACCTGCGATATGCCTTGCAATCGGCCGAGACGCAGGGCGCCGAATGGCTGGCCAAGCGCGCCGGGCACGATTTGCGACATCACTTCGGCTAG
- a CDS encoding Ppx/GppA phosphatase family protein: MKDPDHGDKPSESGASAAGRSDGSKLGPRNGKGKRKRRKSSASPSAIASQSGAAGLAGRPAGENETEPARKRKRRRRSKSAKQQAQAGSASQSSGVQVVDASLGERKGHKRSKKAKHRRGLQGRPLTSGERQPAQQRGADGGGNARQTSAAGSGQAGAQPRSGNRGEQPRAPYIAASEPPAPLYAALDLGTNNCRLLIAQPTRPGQFRVVDAFSRIVRLGEGLGASGRLSDEAMERAVEALKICASKLGARTIRRSRLIATEAARAAENGESFLERVASETGLDLEIINRETEARLAVSGCSSLVDRETRSVVLFDIGGGSSEIAVIRIGDSRSNRLANHITHWTSLPVGVVTLSERHGGQHVTPASFEAMVQEVEGMLSRFDSPPVEALANGTSGSGFHLIGTSGTVTTLAGVHLDLPRYDRRRVDGLWLTDDEVSAMQARLLSWDFDARAANPCIGPDRADLVLAGCAILEAIRRRWPSTRMRVADRGLREGLLTDMMADDGAWRRSRPRRHQRGSNASGSHEGNKP, encoded by the coding sequence GTGAAAGACCCCGATCACGGCGATAAGCCGTCCGAATCCGGGGCGTCGGCAGCAGGCCGCAGTGATGGATCGAAGCTCGGTCCGCGCAACGGCAAGGGCAAGCGTAAACGACGCAAGTCGTCTGCTTCGCCGTCTGCAATTGCCAGCCAGTCCGGCGCAGCCGGTTTGGCAGGGCGTCCCGCAGGAGAGAACGAAACGGAGCCGGCGCGCAAGCGCAAGCGGCGGCGTCGTTCGAAATCAGCAAAACAGCAGGCGCAGGCCGGATCCGCGTCGCAAAGCAGCGGCGTTCAGGTCGTCGATGCGTCGCTTGGCGAACGCAAGGGCCACAAGCGCAGCAAGAAGGCCAAGCACCGCCGCGGGCTCCAGGGGCGCCCGCTGACGAGCGGCGAGCGCCAGCCGGCGCAGCAGCGTGGCGCCGATGGCGGCGGCAATGCGCGGCAGACTTCTGCCGCCGGCAGCGGTCAGGCGGGCGCACAGCCGCGTTCGGGCAATCGCGGCGAACAACCGCGTGCACCCTATATCGCTGCTAGCGAACCGCCCGCGCCGCTCTATGCCGCACTTGATCTCGGCACCAACAATTGCCGTCTGTTGATCGCTCAGCCGACCCGTCCCGGCCAGTTCCGGGTGGTCGACGCCTTCTCGCGCATCGTCCGTCTCGGCGAAGGGCTCGGTGCCAGCGGCCGGCTGTCGGACGAGGCGATGGAGCGTGCCGTCGAGGCGCTGAAGATCTGCGCGTCGAAGCTCGGCGCCCGTACCATCCGCCGAAGCCGCCTGATTGCGACAGAGGCTGCCCGCGCGGCTGAAAACGGTGAAAGCTTCCTTGAGCGGGTTGCGAGCGAAACCGGTCTCGATCTCGAGATCATCAACCGCGAAACCGAGGCACGGCTTGCCGTTTCCGGCTGCTCGTCGCTGGTGGATCGCGAGACGCGCTCGGTCGTGCTCTTCGATATCGGCGGCGGCTCGTCCGAGATCGCCGTCATCCGCATCGGTGATTCGCGCTCGAACCGGCTCGCCAACCACATCACCCACTGGACTTCGCTGCCGGTCGGCGTCGTGACGCTTTCGGAGCGCCATGGCGGCCAGCATGTGACGCCGGCAAGCTTCGAGGCGATGGTGCAGGAAGTGGAAGGCATGCTTTCCCGCTTCGACAGCCCGCCTGTCGAAGCTCTGGCGAACGGCACGTCGGGCAGCGGTTTCCACCTGATCGGCACGTCAGGCACGGTGACGACGCTTGCCGGCGTGCATCTCGACTTGCCGCGCTATGATCGCCGCCGCGTCGATGGCCTGTGGCTGACGGACGACGAAGTCTCGGCCATGCAGGCGCGGCTTCTCTCCTGGGATTTCGACGCGCGCGCCGCCAATCCCTGCATCGGCCCTGATCGCGCCGATCTGGTGCTTGCCGGCTGCGCCATCCTCGAAGCGATCCGCCGGCGCTGGCCGTCGACCCGCATGCGGGTTGCCGATCGTGGCCTGCGCGAAGGCCTGCTCACCGATATGATGGCGGACGACGGCGCCTGGCGCCGCTCGCGGCCGCGCCGCCACCAGCGCGGTTCCAATGCCTCCGGCAGCCACGAAGGAAACAAACCATGA
- a CDS encoding RlmE family RNA methyltransferase, with translation MTKPPVGANRSGRKLGQKVKKGKLKASSRRWIERHINDPYVQRAQLEGYRARAAFKLLEIDEKHKILSGARRIIDLGAAPGSWSQIAAKVTNSTDTDPRVAAIDFLEVDPLPGVRILQMDFLDPEAPGKLMEAIGGTPDLVISDMAAPTTGHRQTDHLRTMHLCEVAAYFAVDVLAKGGHFLAKTFQGGTERELLNMLKQNFRQVIHVKPASSRAESVEMFLLAKDFKGRQQAGSETETEDEAAK, from the coding sequence ATGACGAAACCCCCCGTCGGCGCCAACCGTAGCGGCCGCAAGCTTGGCCAGAAGGTCAAGAAGGGCAAGCTCAAGGCATCCTCCCGCCGCTGGATCGAGCGCCACATCAACGACCCCTATGTGCAGCGGGCGCAGCTCGAGGGCTACCGCGCTCGCGCGGCGTTCAAGCTCCTGGAGATCGACGAGAAGCACAAGATCCTGAGCGGCGCGCGCCGCATCATCGACTTGGGCGCTGCCCCCGGCAGCTGGTCGCAGATTGCCGCCAAGGTCACCAACTCCACCGATACCGATCCGCGCGTTGCGGCGATCGACTTCCTCGAGGTCGACCCCCTTCCGGGCGTGCGCATTCTTCAGATGGACTTTCTCGATCCGGAAGCGCCGGGCAAGCTGATGGAAGCGATCGGCGGAACGCCTGATCTGGTGATCTCCGACATGGCGGCGCCGACGACCGGCCACCGCCAGACCGACCACCTGCGCACCATGCATCTGTGCGAGGTCGCGGCCTATTTCGCCGTCGACGTGCTGGCCAAGGGCGGGCACTTCCTGGCGAAGACCTTCCAGGGCGGCACCGAGCGCGAGCTGCTCAACATGCTCAAGCAGAATTTCCGTCAGGTCATCCATGTGAAGCCGGCCTCCTCGCGCGCCGAATCGGTCGAGATGTTCCTGCTTGCCAAGGATTTCAAGGGGCGCCAGCAGGCCGGCAGCGAAACGGAAACCGAAGACGAAGCGGCCAAATAA
- a CDS encoding VOC family protein, which translates to MLLYVTVGSNDLTRAGAFYDAVMPTLGYRRQRQDETEIGYGAEGDRIRFWVVTPFNRAPATYGNGVSIALAAETRAAVDAFHAAALANGGTDEGAPGLRPFHANFYGAWVRDHDGNKIAAVCEQPE; encoded by the coding sequence ATGCTGCTTTACGTCACCGTCGGCAGCAACGATCTGACACGCGCCGGCGCGTTCTACGATGCGGTAATGCCGACCCTTGGCTACCGCCGGCAGCGCCAGGACGAGACCGAGATCGGCTATGGCGCTGAGGGCGATCGCATCCGCTTTTGGGTGGTGACGCCCTTCAACCGCGCGCCCGCCACCTATGGCAATGGCGTGAGCATCGCGCTTGCAGCTGAGACCCGCGCCGCCGTCGACGCTTTTCATGCCGCAGCCCTTGCCAATGGCGGCACGGACGAGGGTGCGCCGGGCCTACGCCCGTTTCACGCAAATTTTTATGGTGCCTGGGTTCGCGATCACGACGGCAACAAGATCGCCGCCGTCTGCGAGCAGCCGGAGTAA
- a CDS encoding peptidoglycan D,D-transpeptidase FtsI family protein, producing MSMISLAVRLRSRAHFSVKRNGAGKPGVIIGTSAGRRNQARQRVGILIAGFAVVFLVVGGRLVQYGLSAPAETASIGGSGHVIASRPDIVDRNGHLLATDLNTMSLYAEPRKIVDADEVVEKLATVIPNLDWRDTHRKLQSGSAFQWLRRQLTPKQQSDILALGIPGIGFRPEKRRFYPGGVTASHILGHVNVDNQGLAGIERYLDQQGFADLRAAGLTSNASLEPVRLSIDLRVQNIVREVVANAMTDYEAEAAGAVVLDAETGEVLAMASVPDYDPNEPSRTLPGGGVDKEYEKGWFNRMSNATFEMGSTFKSFTLAMGLDAGKVNLNSVVDASRPIRMGGFTIKDFKGKNRPLSIPEVFQYSSNIGTAAVADMVGIEGHQQFLTKMGLLSRMQTEMPGVAIPTQPRTWKKINSVTISFGHGVATTPLQTAVAAAALMNGGHLIPPTFLPRSPEETKFVSQRVIKETTSADMRFLYNWNGVKGSGRRAQVEGFHVGGKTGTADKVINGRYAKDINFNAFLAAFPMDKPKYIVLSIIDAPKTGENGGRTAAANAAPMVKSIIGRSAPLLGVKPRFGDLGAEQWLANY from the coding sequence ATGTCGATGATTTCGCTTGCCGTTCGGCTCAGAAGCCGCGCGCATTTTTCCGTCAAGAGGAATGGTGCCGGCAAGCCGGGGGTGATCATCGGCACCAGCGCCGGCCGCAGGAACCAGGCGCGGCAGCGCGTGGGGATCCTGATCGCCGGCTTTGCCGTCGTCTTTCTCGTCGTCGGCGGGCGGCTGGTTCAATATGGCCTGTCGGCGCCGGCCGAAACCGCGTCGATCGGCGGCAGCGGCCATGTCATCGCCTCTCGCCCGGATATCGTCGACCGCAACGGCCATCTCTTGGCGACCGATCTCAACACGATGTCGCTCTATGCGGAGCCGCGCAAGATCGTCGACGCCGACGAGGTCGTCGAGAAGCTCGCGACCGTGATTCCCAATCTCGATTGGCGCGATACGCACCGCAAGCTCCAGTCCGGATCAGCATTCCAGTGGCTGCGACGCCAGCTCACGCCGAAGCAGCAGTCGGACATTCTGGCGCTCGGCATTCCCGGCATCGGCTTCCGCCCGGAAAAGCGCCGTTTCTATCCCGGCGGCGTCACCGCTTCGCACATCCTCGGTCACGTCAATGTCGACAACCAGGGGCTGGCCGGCATCGAGCGCTATCTCGACCAGCAGGGCTTTGCCGATCTGCGGGCCGCTGGCCTTACCAGCAACGCCTCGCTCGAGCCTGTGCGGCTGTCGATCGATCTGCGCGTCCAGAACATCGTGCGCGAAGTGGTCGCCAACGCGATGACCGACTATGAGGCCGAGGCGGCCGGCGCTGTGGTTCTCGATGCAGAGACCGGTGAGGTGCTCGCCATGGCCTCGGTACCCGACTACGATCCGAACGAACCCTCGCGAACCTTGCCTGGCGGCGGCGTCGACAAGGAGTACGAAAAGGGCTGGTTCAACCGGATGAGCAACGCCACGTTCGAGATGGGCTCGACCTTCAAGAGCTTCACGCTGGCGATGGGCCTCGACGCGGGCAAGGTCAACCTGAACTCGGTCGTCGACGCGTCGCGGCCGATCCGCATGGGCGGCTTCACCATCAAGGACTTCAAGGGCAAGAACCGTCCGCTATCGATCCCGGAGGTCTTCCAGTACTCCTCCAACATCGGCACCGCGGCAGTTGCCGACATGGTCGGGATCGAAGGTCACCAGCAGTTCCTGACGAAGATGGGCCTCCTGTCCCGCATGCAAACCGAAATGCCGGGGGTCGCCATCCCGACCCAGCCGCGCACGTGGAAGAAGATCAATTCGGTGACGATCTCCTTCGGTCACGGCGTGGCGACCACGCCGTTGCAGACGGCCGTCGCCGCCGCGGCGCTGATGAATGGCGGACACCTGATCCCGCCGACCTTCCTGCCGCGCTCACCGGAGGAAACGAAGTTCGTCTCGCAAAGGGTGATCAAGGAAACGACCAGCGCCGACATGCGCTTCCTCTACAACTGGAACGGCGTGAAGGGCTCCGGCAGGCGGGCGCAGGTGGAAGGCTTCCATGTCGGCGGCAAGACCGGCACGGCCGACAAGGTCATCAACGGCCGCTATGCCAAGGACATCAACTTCAACGCCTTCCTTGCGGCCTTCCCGATGGATAAGCCCAAATACATCGTGCTGTCGATCATCGACGCGCCGAAAACCGGAGAAAACGGCGGGCGGACGGCCGCGGCCAACGCCGCTCCGATGGTCAAGTCGATCATCGGTCGGTCAGCGCCGCTCCTCGGGGTGAAGCCCCGGTTTGGAGACCTGGGCGCCGAACAGTGGCTGGCCAACTACTAA